A segment of the Synechococcus sp. MEDNS5 genome:
GCTCTTATCAGCTCCAGCCCTGTCTTTGTTTTCATGAAGGGCACCAAGTTGATGCCCCAGTGCGGTTTCTCGAACAATGTTGTTCAGATCCTCAACGCTCTCGGGATCAGCTTTGAAACCTTTGACGTGCTTTCAGATATGGAAGTGCGTCAGGGCATCAAAGACTTCTCTGACTGGCCGACGATCCCCCAGGTTTATGTGAAAGGGGAATTCATGGGTGGCTCTGACATCCTCATCGAGATGTACAACAACGGAGAATTGAAAGAAAAGCTCGAAGTCGCTCTCG
Coding sequences within it:
- the grxD gene encoding Grx4 family monothiol glutaredoxin gives rise to the protein MDAQTKSRIEALISSSPVFVFMKGTKLMPQCGFSNNVVQILNALGISFETFDVLSDMEVRQGIKDFSDWPTIPQVYVKGEFMGGSDILIEMYNNGELKEKLEVALAS